From Medicago truncatula cultivar Jemalong A17 chromosome 7, MtrunA17r5.0-ANR, whole genome shotgun sequence, a single genomic window includes:
- the LOC25497543 gene encoding transcription factor TCP17: MNKNSKEDFPLKQEVHQNSNDHEKEKANSPSSSSLASSQWPRLKDPRIVRVSRAFGGKDRHSKVCTIRGLRDRRVRLSVPTAIQLYDLQDRLGLNQPSKVVDWLLNAAKQDIDQLPPLPNFSPVGTNFNFGFPSSNELNNQQLFNFNRNNIHWEGSTSSQNSTWKSNPKEVSRELVNDKPNYLMNSTQEEENINKQGSNIEVPTATVFPNNNNMLQRPNHPSFLGLLNNMPLGTNYQWGGTSNDAENSSQLGNNGFITSLPPMLSLSTGNSSQMMLGTTQSYFSSNVNAMEMDHHHQREIHNHHYHQMLSSSNSSQNPMTNSLNNPSFSLAKFLQNSRENSSNKEQEFTTK; this comes from the coding sequence ATGAATAAGAATTCAAAAGAAGATTTTCCATTGAAACAAGAggttcatcaaaattcaaacgatcatgaaaaagaaaaggcGAATTCACCGTCATCAAGCTCCTTAGCTTCATCACAATGGCCAAGATTGAAAGATCCAAGAATTGTAAGAGTATCAAGAGCTTTTGGTGGAAAGGATAGACATAGCAAAGTATGCACAATAAGAGGATTGAGAGATAGAAGAGTAAGGCTTTCAGTACCAACAGCTATTCAACTTTATGATCTTCAAGATAGGTTAGGGCTTAATCAACCTAGCAAAGTTGTTGATTGGTTGCTCAATGCAGCTAAACAAGATATTGATCAACTTCCACCATTACCTAATTTTTCACCTGTAGGAACAAATTTCAACTTTGGTTTTCCATCTTCTAATGAActcaacaatcaacaattgttcaatttcaataggAACAATATTCATTGGGAAGGTTCAACTTCAAGTCAAAATTCTACTTGGAAATCAAACCCTAAAGAAGTATCAAGGGAATTGGTTAATGATAAACCAAATTACTTGATGAATAGTACTCAAGAAGAGGAAAATATTAACAAGCAAGGAAGCAATATTGAAGTTCCTACTGCAACTGTTTTTCCAAATAATAACAATATGTTACAAAGACCAAATCACCCTTCATTTCTTGGTTTATTAAACAATATGCCACTTGGTACGAATTACCAATGGGGAGGTACTTCCAATGATGCTGAAAATTCTTCTCAATTGGGAAACAATGGCTTTATTACATCTTTGCCACCAATGTTGTCTTTATCAACTGGAAATTCTTCTCAAATGATGTTAGGAACAACacaatcatatttttcttcaaatgttaATGCAATGGAGAtggatcatcatcatcaaagagAAATCCACAACCATCATTATCATCAAATGTTGAGTTCATCAAATTCTTCTCAGAATCCAATGACTAATTCTCTCAACAATCCATCCTTCAGTTTGGCCAAATTTCTACAAAACAGCAGAGAAAATTCATCCAATAAAGAACAAGAGTTCACTACAAAGTGA